In the genome of Gemmatimonadota bacterium, one region contains:
- the mce gene encoding methylmalonyl-CoA epimerase → MSGEPPRRTARTVRTARIAHIGIAVRDLDEALRIYHDALGLPLHGRETVKSDRVTVAFLPIGDTQVELLEATDPESPVARFIEKRGEGVHHVAFEVDDVEEALGILRDRGYRLIDETPRTGAGGARVAFVHPRSTNGVLIELCEKGSGRH, encoded by the coding sequence ATGTCGGGAGAACCTCCGCGCAGGACCGCACGGACCGTACGGACCGCACGGATCGCGCACATCGGTATCGCGGTGCGGGACCTGGACGAAGCGCTGCGTATTTATCATGACGCCCTCGGGTTGCCCTTGCACGGCCGGGAAACGGTGAAAAGCGACCGTGTCACCGTGGCTTTCCTACCCATAGGCGATACCCAGGTGGAACTCCTGGAGGCGACGGACCCGGAGAGCCCGGTGGCCCGTTTCATCGAGAAGCGCGGCGAGGGCGTTCATCACGTAGCCTTCGAGGTCGACGACGTGGAAGAGGCGCTGGGGATCCTGCGCGATCGTGGATACCGGCTGATCGACGAGACACCGCGCACGGGGGCCGGCGGCGCGCGGGTCGCCTTCGTCCACCCCCGGAGCACAAACGGGGTGCTGATCGAACTCTGCGAGAAAGGCTCGGGCCGTCATTAG